A genomic window from Lotus japonicus ecotype B-129 chromosome 1, LjGifu_v1.2 includes:
- the LOC130731360 gene encoding uncharacterized protein LOC130731360, translating to MKKMIALGFEGSANKIGVGVVTLDGTILSNPRHTYITPPGQGFLPRETAQHHLQHILPLVKSALQTAQVTPQDIDCICYTKGPGMGAPLQVSAIVIRVLSLLWKKPIVAVNHCVAHIEMGRVVTGAVDPVVLYVSGGNTQVIAYSEGRYRIFGETIDIAVGNCLDRFARVLTLSNDPSPGYNIEQLAKKGEKFIDLPYVVKGMDVSFSGILSYIEATAAEQLKNNECTPADLCYSLQETLFAMLVEITERAMAHCDSKDVLIVGGVGCNERLQEMMRTMCSERGGRLFATDDRYCIDNGAMIAYTGLLEYAHGASTPLEDSTFTQRFRTDEVKAIWREANLAK from the exons atgaagaaaatgatagCTTTGGGGTTTGAGGGTTCAGCTAACAAGATTGGTGTTGGGGTTGTGACATTGGATGGCACCATTCTTTCAAACCCACGCCACACCTACATCACTCCTCCTGGTCAAGGCTTTCTTCCCAGGGAAACAGCACAGCACCATCTCCAACACATTCTTCCCCTTGTCAAATCTGCTCTGCAAACAGCACAGGTCACTCCACAGGATATTGACTGCATCTGTTACACCAAGGGTCCTGGCATGGGAGCTCCATTACAAGTGTCTGCTATTGTTATTCGTGTGCTTTCACTGCTTTGGAAGAAGCCCATTGTTGCTGTCAATCATTGTGTAGCACATATTGAGATGGGAAGGGTTGTCACCGGTGCTGTTGATCCTGTTGTTCTGTATGTCAGTGGTGGCAACACTCAAGTCATTGCTTACAGTGAAGGGCGTTACCGAATCTTTGGGGAAACCATTGATATTGCTGTGGGGAATTGCTTGGATCGCTTTGCAAGGGTGTTGACTCTTTCTAATGATCCTAGTCCTGGATATAACATTGAGCAG cttgcaAAGAAAGGAGAGAAATTTATAGACCTTCCATATGTTGTCAAAGGGATGGATGTATCTTTTAGTGGAATATTGAGCTATATTGAAGCAACTGCTGCTGAACAGCTTAAAAATAATGAGTGCACGCCTGCAGATTTGTGCTACTCTCTGCAG GAGACGTTGTTTGCCATGTTAGTCGAGATAACTGAGCGAGCCATGGCTCATTGTGACTCGAAAGATGTTCTTATAGTTGGTGGTGTAGGTTGCAACGAGCGCTTGCAGGAGATGATGAGAACAATGTGCTCTGAACGTGGAGGAAGGTTGTTTGCCACCGATGATCGGTACTGCATTGATAATGGTGCAATGATCGCTTATACTGGTCTCCTTGAATATGCCCACGGTGCATCAACTCCGCTGGAGGATTCGACATTCACCCAGCGGTTCCGGACAGATGAAGTCAAAGCAATATGGAGAGAAGCAAATTTGGCAAAATAA